One genomic segment of Micromonospora sp. WMMC415 includes these proteins:
- a CDS encoding glycosyltransferase 87 family protein, with amino-acid sequence MPTTVGGRVDRLAPVRRVTRGIDRRTVVRTGIVAAVAYAAWLAIGAFGRPYNFFDMKIYHGAVVWWASGHELYGFISPGTTLGFTYPPFAGLVMLPMAHLPVELAGLVNAAASIAALAVVLAGLLRPIVDRLGWPLWYTVAIATPCAVALEPARETLGYGQVNLLLFALVMADLIGLRWRARRGTHVAPTDGLLLRFVYSGAWAGVGIGLATAVKLTPALFIGYLMITRQWRAATTAVATVAAVTVGSFAVVGPESRAYFGGVLWQTERVGAADMTPNQSLAGLLARLYDSIETPGLLWFAFAILMLALGLSRAVNARADGDELTAFTLVGLTTNVISPISWTHHLVWVIPAVIVLADAALRRRDASRGLAARAGLGGLPGVNGLRSPIWYPTLTGFRHGVAAVVLYLLFLVSPIWPYEHQLPEVSHYQDGLFGALMENSLALALIVLVAALPWRPGAEPAFYGDRAGRPGAVTNRR; translated from the coding sequence GACCGGCATCGTGGCCGCCGTCGCCTACGCCGCATGGCTTGCCATCGGCGCGTTCGGGCGGCCGTACAACTTCTTCGACATGAAGATCTACCACGGCGCGGTGGTGTGGTGGGCGAGCGGCCACGAGCTGTACGGGTTCATCTCGCCCGGCACGACCCTCGGGTTCACGTACCCGCCGTTCGCGGGGCTCGTCATGCTTCCGATGGCACACCTTCCGGTGGAACTGGCCGGTCTGGTCAACGCCGCGGCGAGCATCGCCGCGCTGGCCGTGGTCCTGGCCGGGCTGCTGCGCCCGATCGTCGACCGGCTGGGCTGGCCGCTGTGGTACACGGTGGCGATCGCCACGCCGTGCGCCGTGGCCCTCGAACCGGCCCGTGAGACCCTCGGCTACGGCCAGGTCAACCTGCTCCTCTTCGCGCTGGTCATGGCCGACCTGATCGGTCTGCGCTGGCGCGCCCGCCGGGGCACGCACGTCGCCCCCACGGACGGCCTGCTGCTGCGCTTCGTCTACAGCGGCGCCTGGGCCGGCGTCGGCATCGGCCTCGCCACCGCGGTGAAGCTGACCCCGGCCCTCTTCATCGGCTACCTGATGATCACGCGCCAGTGGCGCGCGGCGACGACGGCCGTCGCCACGGTGGCGGCCGTGACGGTGGGCTCGTTCGCCGTCGTCGGTCCGGAGTCGCGGGCCTACTTCGGCGGGGTGCTCTGGCAGACCGAGCGGGTCGGCGCCGCCGACATGACGCCCAACCAGTCGCTGGCCGGCCTGCTCGCCCGGCTGTACGACTCGATCGAGACGCCGGGCCTGCTCTGGTTCGCGTTCGCGATCCTGATGCTGGCCCTCGGCCTGTCCCGGGCGGTCAACGCGCGCGCGGACGGCGACGAGCTGACGGCGTTCACGCTGGTCGGGCTCACCACCAACGTGATCAGCCCGATCTCCTGGACGCACCACCTGGTCTGGGTGATCCCGGCGGTCATCGTGCTGGCCGACGCCGCGCTCCGCCGCCGCGACGCGAGCCGGGGTCTCGCCGCCCGGGCCGGGCTGGGCGGGCTACCCGGGGTGAACGGCCTCCGCTCCCCGATCTGGTACCCGACGTTGACCGGGTTCCGGCACGGAGTCGCCGCCGTGGTCCTCTACCTGCTCTTCCTGGTCTCGCCGATCTGGCCGTACGAACACCAACTCCCCGAGGTCTCCCACTACCAGGACGGTCTCTTCGGCGCCCTGATGGAGAACTCGCTGGCGTTGGCGCTGATCGTGCTGGTGGCCGCGCTGCCGTGGCGGCCCGGCGCGGAGCCGGCCTTCTACGGCGATCGGGCCGGCCGCCCCGGCGCGGTGACCAACCGCCGCTGA
- a CDS encoding molybdenum cofactor biosynthesis protein MoaE, translated as MTAPTAAFGEVTERPLDLAAHEAAVADRRAGAVVSFQGVVRDHDHGRAVTSLEYEGHPSAERVLREVAAEVAADPDVYAVAVSHRIGPLEIGDVALVAAVSTAHRAAAFAACARLVDEVKARLPIWKRQVFADGTEEWVNCP; from the coding sequence GTGACCGCGCCCACCGCCGCGTTCGGCGAGGTGACCGAACGCCCGCTCGATCTCGCCGCGCACGAGGCGGCGGTCGCCGACCGCCGGGCCGGTGCGGTCGTGTCGTTCCAGGGCGTGGTCCGCGACCACGACCACGGGCGCGCCGTGACCAGCCTCGAGTACGAGGGTCACCCCAGTGCCGAGCGGGTGCTGCGGGAGGTCGCCGCCGAGGTCGCCGCCGACCCCGACGTGTACGCGGTGGCGGTGTCGCACCGGATCGGCCCGCTGGAGATCGGTGACGTGGCGCTGGTGGCGGCGGTCAGCACGGCACACCGGGCCGCCGCGTTCGCCGCCTGCGCCCGTCTCGTCGACGAGGTGAAGGCGCGCCTGCCGATCTGGAAGCGGCAGGTGTTCGCCGACGGCACCGAGGAGTGGGTGAACTGCCCCTGA